From one Gallionella capsiferriformans ES-2 genomic stretch:
- the folD gene encoding bifunctional methylenetetrahydrofolate dehydrogenase/methenyltetrahydrofolate cyclohydrolase FolD, translating to MTAQIIDGKAIAAQVRAEWKVRADTLIARGITPGMAVIIVGNDPASKVYVANKVRACAELGLYSIHVELPADTTEAALLTEVEKLNRDPLIHGILVQLPLPKHLDAHKVIEAINPDKDVDGFHEKNVGALVTGETPFPSCTPYGVMVMLEKTGISIEGKHAVIVGRSNIVGKPMALLLLHKNATVTICTSKTVDLAKHTRDADILVAAVGRPNFITGDMVKPGAVVIDVGINRNAEGKLCGDVDFASVKPVAGYITPVPGGVGPMTITMLVANTVRAAERLSAVSK from the coding sequence ATGACAGCACAAATCATTGACGGCAAGGCCATTGCAGCTCAGGTGCGTGCCGAGTGGAAAGTCCGTGCGGACACCTTGATCGCACGCGGCATCACGCCCGGCATGGCGGTGATCATCGTAGGAAATGACCCGGCCTCCAAGGTATATGTCGCCAACAAAGTACGCGCCTGTGCAGAACTGGGACTTTATTCGATACACGTCGAACTGCCGGCCGACACGACCGAAGCAGCACTGCTTACCGAGGTCGAGAAGTTAAATCGCGATCCGCTGATACACGGCATTCTGGTGCAACTGCCGCTGCCTAAGCATCTGGATGCGCATAAAGTCATCGAAGCGATCAATCCCGACAAGGATGTAGACGGTTTCCATGAGAAAAATGTCGGCGCACTGGTGACCGGCGAGACGCCCTTCCCTTCCTGCACGCCTTATGGCGTAATGGTAATGTTGGAAAAAACCGGTATCAGTATCGAGGGCAAGCACGCGGTGATCGTCGGGCGCAGCAATATCGTCGGCAAGCCGATGGCGCTGCTATTGCTGCATAAAAATGCGACTGTCACCATCTGTACCTCAAAAACAGTTGATCTGGCCAAGCACACCCGGGATGCGGACATTCTGGTCGCTGCCGTCGGTCGCCCCAACTTCATCACAGGCGATATGGTAAAGCCGGGCGCTGTCGTCATTGACGTGGGCATCAACCGCAACGCCGAGGGTAAATTATGCGGCGACGTGGATTTTGCCAGCGTAAAACCCGTGGCAGGCTACATCACCCCGGTACCCGGCGGCGTGGGTCCGATGACCATCACGATGCTAGTTGCCAATACGGTTAGAGCTGCAGAAAGACTGTCGGCAGTGAGCAAGTAA
- a CDS encoding low molecular weight protein-tyrosine-phosphatase, producing MNKQVSVLFVCMGNICRSPTAEAVFRHYVESAGLSESILIDSAGTHDYHIGHAPDQRSQQAAEQRGYDMSGLRGRQVETLDFERFDYVLAMDKANLAILHYLAPRGCKKQVGLFLEFSRYHSEREVPDPYYGGTQGFECVLDMVEDAAQGLLQHIRSNELT from the coding sequence ATGAACAAGCAAGTATCCGTTTTATTTGTCTGCATGGGCAATATCTGTCGATCTCCGACCGCGGAGGCGGTATTTCGTCATTACGTTGAGAGTGCCGGGCTGTCGGAATCAATTCTGATCGATTCGGCAGGAACGCACGATTACCATATCGGTCATGCGCCCGATCAGCGTTCACAGCAGGCAGCAGAGCAGCGCGGCTACGACATGAGCGGACTGCGCGGGCGGCAGGTTGAAACGCTTGATTTTGAGCGCTTTGATTACGTGCTGGCGATGGATAAAGCCAATCTTGCCATACTGCACTATCTGGCGCCGCGCGGATGCAAGAAACAGGTCGGTTTGTTCCTGGAATTTTCGCGTTATCACAGCGAACGTGAAGTGCCTGATCCTTATTACGGCGGCACGCAGGGGTTTGAGTGTGTGTTGGATATGGTGGAGGATGCTGCACAAGGCTTGTTGCAGCACATCCGATCGAATGAGCTGACCTAG
- a CDS encoding Rne/Rng family ribonuclease yields MKRMLFNATQPEELRVAIVDGQKLIDLDIEIAGKEQRKSNIYQAVITRIEPSLEACFVEYGGNRHGFLPFKEVAPQFHQPGCGPRPSIKEALREGQELLVQIEKDERGNKGAALTTYISLAGRYIVLMPNNPNGGGVSRRIEGDERAELREVLSNLEVPDGMSIIARTAGIGRNEEELQWDLNYLNQLWTAIADAAKSEKAPSLIYLESSLVVRAIRDYFNPEIGEILIDTDEVYQQAHAFMSTVMPDNVNRIKRYVDDVPLFSRFQIEHQIESAHSREVRLPSGGAIVIDHTEALTAIDINSARATKGSDIEATAFNTNLEAAEEIARQMRLRDLGGLIVIDFIDMENSKNQRDVENRLRDSLRFDRARVQTAKISRFGLLELSRQRLQPSLGESNYITCPRCSGIGHIRGTESSALHILRIIQEEAMKDSSAAIHAQVPVDVATFLLNEKRGDLHRIESRLRVPITLIPNPHLETPNYTINRLRQDELTGDAQPSYTLVEKPEENKADQEPQKGVRVQAAVKGITPVAPAPTAPVKTEPAATPGLLSQIGGWFKSLVAAEPEKETPAVSRPPRGRNDRPERSERGDRPDRNEGRKRRDRNPERNAAQAIEKSAEKSTEKSTVTAEVRQPRPPRPPRPPKVANEQRPTEEKPVIESIAAEGETEAEKTEKSSARRRGRRGGRREREKREVTPGSENAGAADNQESASTAVQPQTKVKPTEYIAMPSNMAVAPVATPVVTETVAASVVAEVVAPVVAEAVAAPVAAEMVAAPVVNVAVETKSAGLVQIETAPNKVSTETPVERPQPVIRRRARPLEVYVENEPLVQIETQNPKS; encoded by the coding sequence ATGAAACGCATGTTATTCAATGCGACACAACCGGAAGAACTCCGTGTCGCCATTGTGGACGGTCAAAAGTTAATTGACCTCGACATTGAAATCGCCGGCAAAGAACAACGCAAGAGCAACATCTATCAAGCTGTTATCACCCGCATTGAGCCCAGTTTAGAGGCTTGCTTCGTCGAGTACGGCGGCAACCGTCACGGCTTTTTGCCTTTCAAAGAAGTCGCACCTCAATTCCACCAACCCGGATGCGGCCCCCGCCCTTCCATCAAGGAAGCGCTGCGCGAAGGCCAGGAATTACTGGTTCAGATTGAAAAAGATGAGCGCGGCAATAAGGGTGCAGCCCTGACCACCTACATCAGCTTGGCGGGTCGTTACATCGTTTTGATGCCTAACAATCCTAATGGCGGCGGCGTATCGCGCCGTATTGAAGGCGACGAGCGCGCCGAATTGCGTGAAGTGCTATCCAATCTGGAAGTACCGGATGGCATGAGCATCATCGCGCGCACCGCCGGCATCGGTCGCAACGAAGAAGAGCTGCAGTGGGACTTAAACTACTTAAATCAGCTGTGGACCGCGATTGCCGATGCGGCAAAATCTGAAAAAGCACCGTCACTGATTTATCTGGAAAGTTCTTTAGTCGTGCGCGCCATCCGCGACTACTTCAATCCGGAAATCGGCGAAATCCTGATCGACACCGACGAAGTGTATCAACAGGCACATGCCTTCATGAGCACCGTAATGCCGGACAACGTCAATCGCATCAAGCGCTATGTGGATGACGTGCCGCTGTTTTCACGCTTCCAGATCGAACATCAGATCGAGTCCGCCCATTCTCGCGAAGTGCGTCTACCCTCGGGCGGCGCGATCGTGATCGATCACACCGAAGCGCTCACCGCCATCGACATCAACTCCGCACGCGCAACCAAAGGGTCGGACATTGAAGCGACTGCGTTCAATACCAATCTGGAAGCGGCCGAAGAAATCGCCCGCCAGATGCGCCTGCGCGATTTGGGCGGTCTGATCGTGATCGACTTTATCGACATGGAAAACAGCAAGAATCAGCGCGACGTGGAAAACCGCCTGCGTGACTCGCTGCGCTTTGACCGTGCCCGCGTGCAGACAGCAAAAATCTCGCGCTTCGGCCTGCTGGAATTATCCCGTCAGCGCCTGCAACCCTCGCTTGGCGAGAGTAACTACATCACCTGTCCGCGTTGCAGCGGCATCGGCCATATCCGCGGCACCGAATCCTCCGCCTTGCACATCCTGCGCATCATTCAGGAAGAGGCGATGAAGGACAGCAGCGCGGCCATTCACGCTCAGGTACCGGTCGATGTGGCAACCTTCCTGCTCAATGAGAAGCGCGGCGACCTGCACCGCATCGAATCGCGCCTGCGCGTGCCGATCACGCTGATCCCGAATCCACACTTAGAAACGCCAAACTACACCATCAACCGTCTGCGTCAGGACGAATTGACGGGGGACGCGCAGCCTAGCTATACACTGGTCGAAAAACCGGAAGAAAACAAAGCTGATCAAGAACCGCAAAAAGGGGTACGCGTACAGGCCGCTGTCAAAGGCATCACGCCCGTCGCACCGGCGCCGACCGCACCTGTAAAAACGGAACCTGCAGCGACTCCCGGCCTGCTCAGCCAAATCGGCGGCTGGTTCAAATCACTGGTTGCAGCAGAACCTGAAAAAGAAACGCCAGCGGTGAGCCGTCCTCCGCGCGGCCGCAATGATAGACCTGAACGCTCTGAGCGCGGTGATCGCCCGGATCGCAACGAAGGCCGCAAGCGTCGCGACCGCAATCCTGAACGCAACGCAGCTCAGGCGATTGAAAAGTCGGCGGAAAAGTCGACAGAAAAATCGACGGTAACGGCGGAAGTCAGACAGCCTAGACCTCCGCGTCCACCACGTCCGCCCAAAGTTGCGAATGAACAGCGCCCAACAGAAGAAAAGCCGGTCATCGAATCCATCGCAGCTGAGGGTGAAACAGAAGCTGAGAAGACTGAGAAGAGCAGCGCCCGTCGCAGAGGACGTCGTGGCGGTCGTCGCGAACGTGAAAAACGTGAAGTGACACCCGGGTCTGAAAACGCGGGTGCTGCTGATAATCAGGAAAGCGCATCGACAGCCGTTCAGCCGCAGACCAAAGTCAAACCGACGGAATACATCGCGATGCCAAGCAATATGGCGGTCGCACCCGTCGCAACACCTGTCGTGACGGAAACAGTTGCAGCGTCTGTTGTAGCTGAAGTGGTTGCGCCAGTCGTAGCTGAAGCGGTTGCCGCACCTGTTGCAGCTGAAATGGTTGCGGCCCCCGTCGTCAATGTTGCCGTTGAAACCAAATCAGCAGGTCTGGTACAAATTGAAACCGCACCGAACAAGGTTTCAACTGAGACGCCCGTCGAACGTCCCCAGCCGGTAATTCGTCGCCGTGCTCGCCCGCTTGAAGTTTACGTTGAGAACGAACCACTGGTTCAAATCGAAACGCAAAACCCCAAGTCCTAA
- the ppa gene encoding inorganic diphosphatase yields the protein MSLLNVRPGNKLPHECNVIIEIPKHADPVKYEVDKASGVLVVDRFIGSLMRYPCNYGFIPETIADDGDPVDVLVITPFPIVHGAIIPCRPVGVLMMSDEGGDDAKIIAVPTDKLTPLYHEIKTYEDLPKITLEQIKHFFELYKALEPGKWVKIRGWEGVDAAHNEILNGLAAYKKEVAGK from the coding sequence ATGAGCTTGCTGAACGTCCGCCCCGGAAACAAATTACCCCACGAATGCAATGTCATCATTGAAATCCCGAAACACGCAGACCCTGTCAAATATGAAGTAGATAAGGCATCCGGCGTGCTGGTCGTCGATCGTTTCATCGGCTCCTTGATGCGCTATCCCTGTAACTACGGCTTCATCCCTGAAACCATCGCAGACGATGGCGATCCGGTCGATGTGCTGGTCATCACCCCGTTCCCTATCGTCCACGGCGCCATCATCCCCTGCCGCCCTGTTGGCGTATTGATGATGAGCGACGAAGGCGGCGACGATGCAAAGATTATCGCCGTCCCGACCGACAAACTGACTCCGCTGTATCACGAAATCAAGACCTACGAAGATCTGCCTAAGATCACGCTCGAACAGATCAAACACTTCTTCGAACTGTACAAGGCGCTCGAACCCGGCAAATGGGTCAAAATCCGCGGCTGGGAAGGCGTTGATGCCGCACACAATGAAATTTTGAACGGCTTGGCAGCCTACAAAAAAGAAGTTGCGGGCAAATAA
- a CDS encoding toll/interleukin-1 receptor domain-containing protein, whose product MKRAFLSHSFLDKEFVRAVALDLGRQFCLFDEQVFDTGESFKQSIEKHLDDSSIFVLFASTASLKSIWVDFEIEEAWYRRLEGRLSQTLVFITDTSISHDDLPPWLKRAKVSRVNVAKIVAREIRQHLEEMLRVEQHPYFEGRTEDLGRLQKLMRPIAEPAPRVLAIYGLPSIGRKTFIKKAAQLMLSFNRAITIQIGESDKLQDIAIKAANILEPFATKAGFDNIVSRIRSESKDQLVNRLLSDLRVAVSNKEIPVLIDDGGVFTQEGYFTETAKTIIDAIKGQDDLYTFLVSTRKPVDTLPSLQLKPLEIDDVKRLIGQISASQSLTPPQISELAEYVNGYPPSAYYAIELVKAYGINAVLADKHRLVQFKATIFVKYLASRLLTEHQKSILVMLAQYSPIPMQILVDTQNRSPSELAGDIMQLVDHSLVIPNETGLYSIAGPIVDAVSSEFRAFEVDHKKVYESLKALLSDESQELPRLDLYRLFFKASIRSNAKDGAAFHMTNDLIKLVEDYYHAGEYKPCIAVAKLAINEDAQSFTAHDYLIRSLVQEEEWQAAETEIRNLEKFSQSRDIYFLTGFLNRKKGNFVTAIDNFLKAEKLGRTGAALKREIASCYFHNDQLPEAKRYVHEALSRNSDNRFVLDIAIQIAVREGDEQTARTLLERLSAFDTPSFVKHRLSTIELSFGTLKNALNAAIDSVNLADSENKKPKFGMLAQLINCYTRTGQYSEAENTLSRLSRIYSNQRPDIRAGLECRIEIERKHFPRALSILENIGNKSQIYLAMRRDAIDGILNGVVNDDQRIKYEQELAALNAQLNTYDPNGAWLTLIR is encoded by the coding sequence ATGAAAAGAGCCTTTCTTTCCCACTCATTCCTAGACAAAGAGTTTGTTCGTGCAGTTGCCCTCGATTTGGGGCGGCAATTTTGCTTATTTGATGAGCAAGTTTTTGATACTGGCGAGTCATTCAAACAATCAATTGAAAAACACTTGGACGATTCTTCAATTTTTGTTTTGTTCGCCAGTACGGCCTCATTGAAAAGCATCTGGGTAGATTTTGAAATCGAAGAAGCGTGGTATCGTCGACTTGAAGGTCGACTTTCACAAACACTGGTGTTCATAACTGACACATCCATATCTCACGATGACCTCCCGCCTTGGCTAAAGAGAGCAAAGGTTTCAAGAGTGAATGTTGCCAAGATAGTCGCTCGTGAGATCAGGCAGCACCTAGAAGAGATGCTTAGAGTTGAGCAACATCCATACTTTGAAGGTCGCACAGAAGACCTTGGTCGTTTGCAAAAGTTGATGCGCCCGATAGCCGAGCCAGCTCCGCGAGTATTAGCCATTTATGGTTTACCTAGTATTGGCAGAAAGACTTTTATAAAAAAAGCAGCACAATTGATGCTTTCGTTTAATCGGGCAATCACGATTCAGATAGGCGAAAGTGACAAGCTTCAAGATATCGCAATAAAAGCGGCAAATATTCTTGAACCTTTCGCAACCAAGGCGGGCTTTGACAATATAGTGTCACGCATTAGGTCCGAATCTAAAGATCAACTAGTAAATAGATTGTTATCTGACTTGAGAGTTGCGGTTTCGAATAAGGAAATACCGGTTCTTATTGATGACGGTGGGGTATTTACGCAAGAAGGTTATTTTACCGAAACAGCAAAGACGATAATCGACGCCATTAAAGGGCAAGACGACCTATATACATTTTTAGTTTCAACAAGAAAGCCCGTCGATACTCTACCATCCCTTCAACTTAAACCGTTAGAAATTGATGATGTAAAGAGGCTCATTGGTCAAATCTCAGCCTCACAATCTTTAACACCGCCACAAATATCTGAGCTGGCCGAATACGTAAACGGCTACCCGCCCTCCGCATATTATGCGATTGAACTTGTAAAGGCTTATGGGATTAATGCCGTTCTTGCAGACAAGCATAGACTTGTACAGTTCAAAGCAACAATCTTCGTTAAATATTTAGCTAGTCGTCTGCTCACTGAGCACCAAAAATCCATACTTGTAATGCTGGCTCAATATAGCCCCATACCAATGCAAATTTTGGTAGACACGCAGAATCGCAGTCCTTCAGAACTTGCTGGAGACATAATGCAACTGGTGGACCACTCACTTGTCATTCCAAATGAGACTGGTCTTTACTCAATTGCCGGGCCAATTGTTGATGCAGTGTCAAGCGAGTTTAGAGCTTTTGAGGTTGACCACAAAAAGGTCTATGAATCACTAAAGGCACTATTGTCAGATGAAAGTCAGGAATTGCCTAGATTGGATTTGTATAGGCTTTTCTTTAAGGCATCGATCCGAAGCAATGCCAAAGATGGCGCAGCCTTTCATATGACAAATGATTTAATCAAACTAGTCGAAGATTATTACCATGCTGGAGAATATAAGCCGTGCATAGCAGTTGCAAAGCTAGCCATTAATGAAGATGCACAGAGTTTTACTGCCCATGACTACCTTATTCGCAGTCTTGTCCAAGAAGAAGAATGGCAGGCTGCAGAGACCGAGATAAGAAATCTTGAAAAGTTTTCCCAAAGCAGGGATATATATTTTCTAACAGGTTTTCTTAATCGAAAAAAAGGAAATTTTGTTACTGCCATTGATAACTTTCTTAAGGCGGAAAAGCTGGGTCGGACAGGCGCAGCCCTTAAGCGAGAGATCGCAAGCTGCTATTTCCATAACGATCAACTTCCTGAGGCTAAGCGTTATGTGCATGAAGCTCTATCAAGGAATAGTGACAACCGATTTGTACTAGATATTGCTATTCAAATCGCCGTCCGAGAGGGAGATGAACAGACAGCTCGAACTTTACTTGAGAGACTATCCGCGTTCGATACGCCTTCGTTCGTAAAACACAGATTATCAACAATAGAGCTTAGCTTTGGCACACTAAAAAATGCGCTCAATGCCGCTATAGATTCTGTAAATTTGGCGGATTCTGAAAATAAAAAACCAAAGTTTGGAATGTTGGCGCAATTAATAAATTGTTACACCCGCACTGGACAATATTCCGAAGCAGAGAACACTTTAAGTCGCTTATCACGTATATACTCCAATCAGCGACCAGACATTCGAGCTGGTCTTGAGTGCAGAATTGAAATTGAGCGCAAACACTTCCCGCGAGCGTTGTCTATCTTGGAAAATATCGGAAATAAATCACAGATATATTTAGCAATGCGTCGTGATGCAATAGATGGAATTCTTAATGGTGTCGTAAATGATGACCAAAGGATCAAGTACGAACAAGAACTTGCTGCTCTCAACGCACAGCTTAATACGTATGACCCGAACGGTGCCTGGCTAACTCTAATTAGATGA
- a CDS encoding IS256 family transposase, giving the protein MTEPKRNKRVKPDLELLKLADALLANYQKPEDLIGENGLLKQLTKMLVERALETEMTEHLGHGRSGAVSNSTGNTRNGHSAKTLQGDFGELPLDIPRDRQGAFEPQLVAKHQTRWSGFDDKIISLYARGLSVREIQGHLKEMYGTEVSPSLISAVTDAVSEDLKVWQARPLDPLYPILYLDCIHVKVRDAGAVRTKAVYLAIGVNMDGHKEVLGLWIAQTEGAKFWLQVVTELKTRGVQDIFIACVDGLKGFPEAIEAVYPKAAVQLCIVHMVRNSLNFVPWKMQKEVAADLKLIYTSSTVELAEQMLTDFEKKWDKDYQSIGLSWRRNWARIIPFFDYPPEIRKVIYTTNAIESINMSLRKVIKTRSSFPTDEAVTKLFYLALRNISKKWTMPIRDWKAALNRFSIQFEERILSSN; this is encoded by the coding sequence ATGACCGAACCGAAACGTAACAAACGAGTTAAACCCGATCTTGAACTATTAAAACTGGCCGATGCGCTTCTGGCCAACTACCAGAAACCCGAAGACCTGATTGGTGAGAATGGCCTGCTCAAGCAGTTGACCAAGATGCTGGTTGAGCGGGCACTCGAAACCGAGATGACCGAACACCTCGGCCATGGTAGGAGCGGCGCTGTTAGCAACAGCACCGGCAACACCCGCAACGGTCACAGTGCCAAGACCTTGCAGGGCGATTTTGGTGAATTGCCACTGGATATTCCCCGCGACCGCCAAGGCGCATTCGAGCCGCAACTGGTTGCCAAGCATCAGACCCGATGGTCAGGTTTTGACGACAAGATCATCTCGCTGTACGCCCGAGGCCTGAGCGTGCGTGAGATCCAGGGTCACCTGAAAGAGATGTATGGCACCGAGGTATCACCAAGCCTCATCTCGGCGGTCACGGACGCCGTGAGCGAGGATTTGAAGGTCTGGCAGGCACGCCCGCTCGATCCGCTGTACCCGATTCTTTATCTGGACTGCATCCACGTCAAAGTGCGTGACGCCGGTGCGGTGCGGACCAAAGCAGTGTATTTGGCGATCGGTGTGAACATGGATGGGCACAAGGAAGTATTGGGGCTGTGGATCGCCCAAACCGAGGGTGCCAAGTTCTGGCTGCAGGTGGTCACTGAACTGAAGACGCGGGGCGTGCAAGACATTTTTATTGCCTGTGTCGATGGACTCAAAGGCTTCCCGGAAGCCATCGAGGCAGTCTATCCGAAAGCGGCGGTGCAACTGTGCATCGTGCACATGGTCCGCAACAGCCTGAACTTTGTGCCGTGGAAAATGCAGAAGGAAGTCGCCGCTGATCTGAAGTTGATTTACACCTCGTCGACCGTCGAACTCGCCGAACAAATGCTGACCGACTTCGAGAAAAAATGGGACAAGGATTACCAGTCTATTGGGCTGAGCTGGCGGCGGAACTGGGCACGGATCATCCCATTTTTTGACTATCCGCCTGAAATCAGAAAAGTAATCTATACGACAAACGCTATCGAATCGATTAACATGAGCCTGCGCAAAGTCATCAAAACTCGCAGTTCATTCCCGACCGACGAGGCTGTGACCAAGCTGTTTTACCTGGCGCTGAGAAACATCAGCAAGAAGTGGACAATGCCAATCCGGGACTGGAAAGCCGCTCTGAACCGCTTCTCCATCCAGTTTGAAGAACGGATTTTATCGAGTAATTGA
- a CDS encoding 6-phosphofructokinase, protein MAKQLIGKMVIGQSGGPTAVINQSLVGAILAARKHACITGILGAHHGIAGIMKEDFIDLTTQSVEQLELVAATPAAALGSVRLKPGRAECEKVFEVFKKHDVRYFFYVGGNDSAETAHIIAEMAKEANYDFCTVHIPKTIDNDLKVTDHCPGFASAARFVALAFMGDDRDNNALPGIKVNVVMGRSAGFLTAAAALARQSETDGPHLIYLPERVFNVASFQQDVRDAVAKYGRCVIAVSEGITDKDGNPISTSGERDSHGNIQLSGSGALGDTLAALVKAAFPGEKVRVRADTFGYLQRSFPTIISPIDAKEARQVGDFAVNHAATTGAPGSVSIRRLSSVPYQSECFITPLSSVAREATEMKDEYINAAGNDVTQAWLDYVAPLVGELPKIGRL, encoded by the coding sequence ATGGCTAAGCAACTTATCGGCAAGATGGTTATCGGTCAATCAGGCGGTCCTACGGCAGTGATCAATCAGTCACTGGTAGGCGCGATTCTGGCGGCACGAAAACATGCTTGTATTACCGGTATTCTCGGTGCGCACCATGGCATCGCCGGTATCATGAAGGAAGATTTTATCGATCTGACCACGCAAAGCGTTGAGCAATTAGAGTTGGTTGCGGCAACGCCTGCGGCTGCATTGGGTTCGGTGCGCTTGAAACCCGGTCGTGCCGAATGCGAAAAGGTCTTTGAAGTGTTCAAAAAACATGACGTGCGTTACTTTTTCTATGTGGGCGGCAATGATTCGGCTGAGACAGCCCATATCATCGCCGAGATGGCAAAAGAGGCGAATTACGATTTTTGTACCGTGCATATCCCCAAGACTATCGATAACGATCTGAAAGTCACCGATCACTGTCCGGGATTTGCGTCAGCTGCGCGCTTTGTTGCGCTGGCCTTCATGGGTGACGATCGTGACAACAATGCCTTGCCCGGTATCAAGGTTAACGTGGTGATGGGGCGTAGCGCCGGATTCTTGACCGCCGCCGCCGCGCTCGCGCGCCAGTCTGAAACCGATGGCCCGCATCTGATCTATCTGCCGGAACGCGTGTTTAATGTGGCATCCTTCCAGCAGGACGTGCGCGATGCGGTGGCTAAATATGGCCGTTGCGTGATTGCGGTGTCCGAAGGGATCACCGATAAGGATGGCAATCCGATTTCAACGAGCGGCGAACGCGATTCACATGGCAATATCCAGCTCTCCGGCAGCGGTGCACTGGGCGATACGCTGGCAGCCCTGGTAAAAGCCGCTTTCCCGGGCGAAAAAGTGCGCGTACGTGCCGATACCTTCGGGTATTTACAGCGTTCTTTCCCGACGATTATTTCACCGATTGATGCTAAGGAGGCGCGTCAGGTCGGCGATTTCGCGGTGAACCATGCGGCGACAACGGGGGCTCCAGGTTCCGTGTCGATACGCCGTTTGTCGAGCGTGCCGTATCAGAGCGAATGCTTTATTACGCCGCTGTCCTCTGTTGCGCGTGAAGCGACCGAAATGAAGGATGAGTACATCAACGCTGCGGGCAACGACGTGACGCAGGCGTGGCTCGACTATGTCGCGCCGCTGGTGGGTGAGTTGCCGAAAATCGGCCGTCTGTAA
- a CDS encoding RluA family pseudouridine synthase, with the protein MNSLSKESVTFLTIDESGEEQRIDNFLFRHLKGVPKSHVYRILRGEVRVNKKRVDQTYRLKLGDLLRIPPVRVAQKQEVDEVYIPALELPVIYEDDALVIINKPSGLAVHGGSGVSFGVIEQMRRARPQAKFLELVHRLDRETSGVLLLAKKRSALTAMHEIMREGVSDKRYLTLVLGQWNNARQHVKLPLFKFDTPQGEKRVMVREGGQASHTIFSLQKNWPGYSLLEAQLKTGRTHQIRVHLSHLGFPIAGDDKYGDFARNRELMKQGLKRMFLHAHSISFSHPLTGEPMHISAPLPPELASFIAKLDAQEAAKDNL; encoded by the coding sequence ATGAATAGTTTAAGCAAAGAATCTGTCACATTCCTCACGATCGACGAAAGCGGCGAAGAGCAGCGCATCGATAACTTCCTGTTTCGTCACTTAAAAGGTGTACCGAAAAGCCACGTCTATCGCATTTTGCGCGGTGAAGTTCGTGTGAACAAGAAACGCGTGGATCAGACGTATCGCCTCAAACTGGGCGACTTGTTGCGCATTCCTCCAGTGCGCGTCGCGCAAAAACAGGAAGTCGATGAAGTCTATATTCCTGCGCTGGAATTGCCGGTCATTTATGAGGACGATGCACTGGTGATCATCAATAAGCCCTCAGGGCTTGCCGTACACGGTGGCAGTGGCGTGAGTTTCGGCGTGATCGAACAGATGCGCCGTGCGCGCCCTCAGGCCAAATTTCTCGAACTGGTGCACCGTCTGGATCGGGAGACCTCGGGCGTCCTGCTGCTGGCGAAAAAACGCTCAGCCTTGACGGCGATGCACGAAATTATGCGCGAAGGGGTGAGCGACAAGCGTTATTTGACGCTGGTGCTGGGACAGTGGAATAACGCCCGTCAGCATGTCAAATTGCCGTTGTTCAAGTTCGATACCCCTCAGGGGGAGAAGCGCGTCATGGTGCGTGAGGGCGGACAAGCATCGCACACCATTTTTTCCCTGCAAAAAAACTGGCCGGGATACAGTCTGTTAGAAGCGCAGTTAAAGACGGGTCGTACCCACCAGATTCGCGTGCATCTGTCGCATTTGGGGTTTCCGATCGCAGGAGACGATAAATACGGTGATTTCGCGCGCAACCGCGAGCTAATGAAGCAGGGCCTAAAACGCATGTTTTTGCATGCGCACAGCATTTCGTTTTCGCATCCGCTGACCGGGGAGCCTATGCACATCAGTGCGCCGCTGCCCCCGGAACTGGCGAGTTTTATTGCGAAATTAGATGCCCAGGAGGCGGCGAAAGACAATCTTTGA